The following proteins are encoded in a genomic region of Spirosoma sp. SC4-14:
- a CDS encoding sodium-translocating pyrophosphatase, translated as MNYSVYLVPALGIVGLLLMFTKFMWVSRQDAGDDRMQEIATYIANGALAFLKAEWRVLTYFGVIVAILLAYSGSLVENSSPLIGVSFVLGAFLSALAGYIGMTIATKANVRTAQAARTSLTKALEVSFTGGSVMGIGVAGLAVLGLGSLFIVLYNLYVGPNGDVNGLPMEKTLEVLAGFSLGAESIALFARVGGGIYTKAADVGADLVGKVEAGIPEDDPRNPATIADNVGDNVGDVAGMGADLFGSYVATILATMVLGREIKIPAEANIFGHAPIVLPMVIAGVGLIFSIVATYFVRVKDDNGSVQGALNFGNWASIILTLIASYFLVTNYLPDVTMEIRGVTFTRMDVFYAIVTGLVVGALMSIITEYYTAMGRRPVLSIIRQSATGAATNIIGGLSVGMESTVLPILVLAAGIYLSYEFAGLYGVAISAAGMMATTAMQLAIDAFGPIADNAGGIAEMSYLPEEVRGRTDILDAVGNTTAATGKGFAIASAALTALALFAAFVGIAGISTIDIYKANVLAGLFVGAMIPFIFSSLAIAAVGRAAMKMVEEVRRQFREIPGILEGTGKPEYEKCVAISTQASIREMVLPGAIALSVPVIVGFTFGPEVLGGLLAGVTVSGVLMGIFQNNAGGAWDNAKKSFEKGVMINGEMFYKKSEPHKASVTGDTVGDPFKDTSGPSMNILIKLMSIVSLVIAPYIAVKPANHTGEVIVTEVDEVLLPAGDTPDGMAETDPTAANLGEFMKRKLSSGTELNIPENGIENNLLKFIESDKPVDKTTWFDFDRLLFETGSATLKPQSQEQLKNIAEILKAFPAVNIKLGGYTDNTGNAASNLKLSQDRANSVRVELEKMGIDNNRLEAEGYGQEHPVASNDTEEGRAKNRRISIRVTKK; from the coding sequence ATGAATTATAGTGTCTATCTAGTTCCCGCACTAGGTATTGTTGGCTTGCTGCTAATGTTTACCAAATTTATGTGGGTTTCGCGGCAGGATGCTGGCGACGACCGCATGCAGGAAATCGCTACGTATATCGCCAACGGTGCCCTGGCCTTCCTCAAAGCAGAGTGGCGTGTATTGACCTATTTTGGCGTTATTGTTGCTATTTTGCTGGCTTATTCCGGTTCTTTAGTCGAAAATTCAAGCCCCCTCATTGGTGTGTCTTTTGTGCTTGGGGCATTTTTGTCCGCGCTGGCGGGCTATATTGGTATGACCATTGCCACCAAAGCCAATGTGCGTACTGCTCAGGCTGCCCGAACCAGCCTGACTAAAGCGCTGGAGGTATCGTTTACGGGTGGTTCCGTTATGGGTATCGGGGTGGCTGGTCTGGCTGTGCTGGGTCTTGGGAGTTTATTTATTGTACTCTACAACTTATATGTTGGCCCTAATGGCGACGTGAACGGGCTGCCAATGGAGAAAACGCTCGAAGTACTGGCAGGTTTCTCTCTTGGTGCTGAATCCATTGCTTTGTTTGCCCGGGTAGGCGGTGGTATTTACACAAAAGCGGCCGACGTTGGGGCCGATCTCGTTGGTAAAGTAGAGGCCGGTATTCCGGAAGATGATCCGCGCAACCCGGCAACCATTGCCGATAATGTGGGCGATAACGTGGGCGATGTAGCCGGTATGGGGGCTGACTTGTTCGGTTCGTATGTAGCTACCATTCTGGCTACTATGGTTCTTGGACGTGAAATCAAGATTCCAGCCGAGGCTAATATTTTTGGACATGCACCTATCGTACTGCCAATGGTGATTGCCGGTGTTGGACTGATTTTCTCGATTGTGGCTACATACTTCGTGCGCGTAAAAGATGACAACGGCAGTGTACAGGGCGCGCTGAATTTTGGCAACTGGGCATCAATTATTCTAACGCTGATTGCGTCGTACTTCCTGGTCACAAACTACCTGCCCGATGTTACAATGGAAATTCGTGGAGTTACATTTACGCGGATGGATGTGTTCTACGCTATCGTTACCGGCTTGGTTGTAGGTGCTCTGATGTCTATCATTACGGAATATTATACCGCAATGGGACGCCGTCCGGTACTGTCAATTATCCGGCAGTCGGCTACAGGAGCGGCTACCAACATTATTGGTGGCTTATCCGTAGGGATGGAGTCGACCGTATTACCGATTCTGGTGCTGGCGGCTGGTATTTACCTGTCGTATGAATTTGCGGGTTTATATGGCGTGGCCATTTCGGCCGCTGGCATGATGGCAACAACGGCCATGCAACTGGCGATCGACGCGTTTGGACCTATTGCCGATAATGCGGGTGGTATTGCCGAAATGAGTTATCTGCCCGAAGAAGTTCGGGGACGCACCGATATTCTCGACGCGGTTGGCAACACAACGGCGGCTACAGGCAAAGGCTTTGCTATTGCATCGGCTGCGCTAACGGCTCTGGCGTTGTTTGCTGCTTTTGTGGGCATTGCTGGTATTTCGACGATTGATATTTACAAAGCAAACGTGCTGGCAGGACTCTTTGTAGGGGCCATGATTCCGTTCATTTTCTCCTCGCTGGCGATTGCGGCCGTGGGTCGTGCCGCCATGAAGATGGTGGAAGAAGTTCGTCGCCAATTCCGCGAAATTCCGGGTATTCTGGAAGGAACTGGTAAACCCGAATACGAAAAATGTGTGGCTATTTCAACGCAGGCATCTATTCGGGAGATGGTGTTGCCGGGAGCCATTGCGCTTTCAGTGCCGGTTATTGTGGGCTTTACGTTTGGCCCTGAAGTGTTGGGCGGTTTGCTGGCCGGTGTAACGGTATCGGGCGTATTGATGGGGATTTTTCAGAACAATGCCGGTGGTGCCTGGGATAATGCCAAAAAATCGTTCGAAAAGGGTGTTATGATCAACGGTGAAATGTTCTACAAAAAATCAGAACCGCACAAGGCATCGGTAACGGGCGATACGGTGGGTGATCCGTTTAAAGACACATCAGGACCATCAATGAACATCCTCATTAAGCTAATGTCGATTGTATCGCTGGTCATTGCGCCCTATATCGCCGTTAAGCCTGCCAACCATACCGGTGAGGTAATTGTTACCGAGGTCGATGAAGTGCTGCTCCCTGCCGGTGATACACCAGACGGCATGGCCGAAACTGATCCAACGGCGGCCAATCTGGGTGAGTTCATGAAGCGGAAACTGTCGAGCGGCACCGAACTCAATATCCCGGAAAATGGTATCGAAAACAACCTGCTGAAATTTATCGAGAGCGATAAGCCCGTCGACAAAACGACCTGGTTCGATTTCGATCGGTTGCTGTTCGAAACCGGTAGCGCTACGCTGAAACCACAGTCGCAGGAGCAACTGAAAAATATTGCCGAAATTCTGAAAGCGTTTCCGGCAGTGAACATCAAACTGGGCGGTTATACAGACAATACGGGCAATGCCGCCAGCAATCTAAAGCTCTCGCAGGATCGGGCTAACTCCGTTCGGGTTGAGTTAGAAAAGATGGGTATTGACAACAACCGTCTGGAAGCCGAAGGCTATGGACAGGAGCATCCCGTAGCCTCTAACGACACTGAAGAGGGCCGTGCCAAAAATCGCCGGATTTCAATTCGCGTGACGAAGAAATAA
- a CDS encoding bestrophin family ion channel — protein MHTGRNYTFKELILWTRRDIYVLTGIAVLATGLYAVAGWNWLSIPWVPVALMGTAAAFIAGFKNSATYARAWEARQIWGGIVNSSRTWGIMVRDFIRSPSATASERLLVHQQLIYRHIAWMTALRYQLRESRSWENIFTKRYNTEYASRYTIPERVGNLNDELQPLLSPDEVSYVLSKKNRATQLISLQSKQLQTLSDQGWITELQYVQLESLLKEFYDHQGKSERIKNFPYPRQFATINQFFIRLFVIMVPFGLLKEFDKLGDNLVWLTIPFSVVVSWVFTTLEKIGESTENPFEGGPNDTPITSMSRTIEIDLREMLDETNLPPAIQAVNNILM, from the coding sequence TTATGTTCTTACTGGCATAGCCGTTCTGGCTACGGGTCTGTATGCCGTTGCTGGCTGGAACTGGCTGTCTATTCCATGGGTGCCAGTCGCCTTAATGGGAACTGCGGCTGCATTTATTGCCGGTTTTAAGAATAGTGCCACCTATGCCCGTGCCTGGGAAGCCCGGCAAATTTGGGGTGGTATCGTCAACAGCAGTCGAACCTGGGGAATTATGGTGCGGGATTTTATTCGTTCGCCCTCAGCAACGGCATCCGAGCGGCTGCTTGTTCACCAACAGCTCATTTACCGGCATATTGCCTGGATGACCGCCCTTCGGTATCAGCTACGCGAATCGCGTAGCTGGGAAAATATTTTCACGAAACGCTATAATACCGAATATGCTTCACGCTACACAATTCCGGAGCGGGTCGGCAATCTGAACGATGAGCTTCAGCCGTTGCTGTCGCCCGATGAGGTGTCGTATGTGTTGAGCAAGAAAAACCGGGCTACCCAACTCATTAGCTTACAATCGAAGCAATTACAGACCTTATCGGATCAGGGCTGGATTACCGAATTACAGTATGTGCAGCTTGAATCGCTTTTGAAAGAGTTCTACGACCATCAGGGAAAGAGCGAACGAATCAAAAATTTTCCTTACCCGCGTCAGTTCGCCACCATCAACCAGTTTTTCATTCGCCTGTTCGTGATCATGGTTCCGTTTGGGCTGCTGAAAGAGTTCGACAAACTGGGCGACAATCTGGTTTGGTTAACCATTCCTTTTAGCGTAGTAGTTTCGTGGGTTTTTACGACCCTCGAAAAAATTGGCGAAAGCACCGAGAACCCATTCGAAGGTGGCCCCAACGATACGCCCATCACCTCGATGAGTCGAACTATTGAAATCGACCTGCGCGAAATGCTCGACGAAACTAACCTTCCACCAGCTATTCAGGCCGTGAATAACATTTTGATGTAA
- a CDS encoding amidohydrolase family protein gives MRLPTVLRVARSGLILFFLQIHQIRASGIDSIRVTVTEGTNMAADLSPDKTKLVIDLQGTLWVLPITGGVAKPITDNLGDCRQPSWSPDGSQIAFHAFWDGRYHIWTVPAIGGKPKQLTSGLQDDREPYWSPDGKHIVFSSDRSGNYDIWQLAVADGKLTQLTTDSGNDFNPAFSADGKQVAFVSDRTDAPGVYVLTPDAASPNTTEKLISPSTAKLAGPSWQPTGSHLYYNALTKSQSGLEAVSITDGKTQMLTDATEDVFPFRASWLSPTEYVFTSSGLLKRRKIGSATAQTIPFQAIISLPRTTYKRKTYDFDSQTAQAVKGIKGAAISPDGQQIAFAALGDLWLLAKGTKRPERLTQGPTMELEPSWSPDGTKLAYVSDRNGNMDVWIRDLKTGQDRILVNMADDLHYPIWSPDGSKIAFYQSDPRNAWGRSTLYTADVTYTADVTVPKTQKLHESVFVPSQASWSANGKTIALSALHPYSSRYREGVSEVLLLSLDGKNDRYVTPAPGHSLATRGQNGPVWSPDGTKMAYVLDGLLYVTDVKADGSIVGTPRQLTSEQTDTPTWTGDSKSLLFLATDVLKQVYLADGHVETHPMELTWQSSQPTGVVVVHAGRLFDGKANTYRNNVDILIDGHRIKAIEPHKTGRAGKLIDASTKTIIPGLFEMHTHQHSMVGEKIGRLWLSFGITSVREPGADPYDALERKESWASGTRPGPRQFFTGGLTDGTRIYYGAATSINSDEQLDRELNRSVKLGYDLIKTYVRMPDAMQQRITAFAHANGMPVSSHEIFPAMRYDVDAVEHIGGTSRRGYSPKITAMNRSYQDVIQLLAKSGMNITPTASLQGGFSVLGTKNPSLYNNRQYKAFYSEEYSNALQASAAQYAKISPGYLTNFGNLQKGVKALIDAGAHVTTGTDSPFVPYGLSLHTELQSFVGAGLTPYQALRSATLWAAETVGVSKDLGSIEPGKLADLVIVNGDPLSNITDALNVEQVIKNGEVFLIDQLLTRP, from the coding sequence ATGCGACTTCCAACCGTACTTCGAGTAGCCCGTTCAGGCTTAATTCTATTTTTTCTTCAAATACATCAAATACGAGCAAGCGGGATCGATTCAATCCGGGTAACCGTCACGGAAGGCACTAATATGGCCGCCGATTTGTCGCCCGATAAGACTAAACTAGTCATCGACTTACAGGGAACACTCTGGGTTTTGCCCATAACGGGAGGTGTAGCCAAACCCATTACCGATAATCTGGGCGACTGCCGCCAGCCAAGCTGGTCGCCCGATGGAAGCCAAATTGCCTTTCATGCTTTTTGGGACGGTCGGTACCACATCTGGACGGTTCCGGCAATTGGGGGTAAACCAAAGCAGCTAACTTCAGGACTTCAGGACGACCGCGAACCGTACTGGTCGCCCGATGGTAAACATATTGTATTCTCATCGGATCGGAGTGGTAATTACGACATTTGGCAACTTGCCGTAGCCGATGGCAAACTCACTCAGCTAACTACCGATTCGGGAAACGATTTCAATCCGGCTTTTTCAGCCGATGGCAAACAGGTTGCTTTTGTGTCGGATCGGACCGATGCCCCCGGCGTTTATGTGCTGACTCCCGATGCTGCTTCGCCCAACACCACCGAAAAGCTCATTTCGCCATCCACCGCTAAACTTGCTGGCCCTTCGTGGCAACCCACCGGTTCACACCTGTACTATAACGCACTGACCAAATCGCAAAGTGGCCTGGAAGCAGTATCGATAACCGACGGCAAAACCCAGATGCTCACCGATGCCACAGAAGATGTGTTTCCGTTCCGGGCTAGCTGGCTTTCGCCCACCGAATATGTTTTTACCTCCAGCGGATTACTCAAGCGTCGGAAAATAGGTAGCGCTACGGCACAGACCATTCCGTTTCAGGCAATCATTTCGCTCCCCCGAACTACCTATAAACGCAAAACGTATGATTTCGACAGCCAGACGGCGCAAGCGGTTAAAGGCATTAAGGGGGCCGCTATTTCGCCCGATGGTCAACAGATTGCCTTTGCGGCTCTGGGTGATTTGTGGCTACTGGCTAAGGGCACTAAACGACCCGAACGATTAACCCAGGGGCCAACGATGGAACTTGAACCAAGCTGGTCGCCCGATGGCACGAAGTTGGCGTATGTGTCGGATCGAAATGGGAATATGGATGTCTGGATTCGGGATTTAAAAACGGGGCAGGATCGCATTCTGGTTAATATGGCCGACGATTTACATTATCCGATCTGGTCGCCGGATGGCAGCAAAATTGCTTTTTATCAGAGCGACCCACGCAATGCCTGGGGCCGCAGCACACTCTATACGGCCGATGTCACCTACACAGCCGATGTAACGGTTCCTAAAACGCAAAAACTGCACGAATCGGTGTTTGTGCCCAGTCAGGCCAGTTGGTCGGCCAACGGGAAGACCATTGCCCTATCGGCCCTTCATCCCTATTCGTCGCGTTACCGCGAGGGCGTCAGCGAAGTATTGCTGCTATCACTCGACGGCAAAAACGATCGGTACGTTACGCCTGCTCCAGGACATAGTTTGGCAACCCGTGGCCAGAACGGCCCCGTATGGTCGCCCGATGGTACCAAAATGGCTTACGTGCTTGATGGACTCCTTTATGTTACCGATGTAAAAGCAGACGGCTCTATTGTTGGAACGCCCCGCCAGCTCACCAGCGAGCAAACCGATACCCCCACCTGGACTGGCGACTCAAAAAGCCTGCTGTTTCTGGCCACCGATGTATTGAAACAGGTCTACCTGGCCGATGGCCATGTCGAAACCCACCCGATGGAATTGACCTGGCAAAGCAGTCAGCCAACGGGGGTTGTGGTGGTCCATGCCGGTCGACTCTTCGACGGAAAAGCCAATACATACCGCAACAATGTCGACATCCTGATTGATGGTCATCGAATTAAGGCGATCGAACCACATAAAACGGGTCGGGCGGGCAAGTTGATCGACGCATCGACGAAAACCATTATTCCTGGTTTGTTTGAGATGCACACGCATCAGCATTCGATGGTTGGCGAAAAAATCGGGCGGCTCTGGTTATCCTTCGGCATCACGTCCGTTCGGGAGCCGGGTGCCGATCCCTACGATGCCCTCGAACGCAAAGAGTCATGGGCTAGTGGCACCCGGCCCGGCCCCCGGCAGTTTTTTACGGGTGGCCTTACCGACGGTACCCGTATCTACTATGGTGCCGCTACCAGCATCAATTCGGACGAACAGCTCGACCGCGAACTCAATCGCTCCGTAAAATTGGGCTATGATCTGATCAAAACCTACGTGCGTATGCCCGACGCCATGCAACAACGGATTACGGCCTTTGCCCATGCCAATGGAATGCCCGTATCATCGCACGAGATTTTTCCGGCTATGCGCTACGATGTTGATGCGGTTGAGCATATCGGCGGAACCAGCCGCCGGGGCTATTCGCCCAAGATTACGGCAATGAATCGGAGTTATCAGGATGTCATTCAATTGCTGGCCAAATCAGGAATGAACATTACGCCTACAGCTTCGTTGCAGGGAGGTTTTTCGGTATTGGGCACCAAAAACCCGAGCCTTTACAACAACCGGCAGTATAAGGCCTTTTATTCCGAAGAATATAGCAATGCCCTACAGGCTAGTGCCGCACAGTACGCTAAAATCAGTCCGGGCTACCTGACTAACTTCGGTAACCTACAGAAAGGCGTAAAAGCGCTGATCGATGCTGGTGCGCATGTTACCACCGGTACCGACAGTCCGTTTGTCCCGTATGGACTTAGCCTGCACACCGAACTTCAATCGTTTGTAGGAGCCGGACTAACGCCCTACCAGGCACTGCGTTCGGCTACTCTCTGGGCAGCCGAAACAGTAGGCGTCAGCAAAGACTTAGGATCAATTGAGCCCGGAAAGCTGGCCGATCTGGTCATTGTCAATGGCGATCCACTCAGCAACATAACCGATGCGCTGAATGTGGAGCAGGTTATCAAAAACGGGGAAGTGTTTTTGATCGACCAGTTACTGACACGGCCGTAA